Below is a window of Gossypium hirsutum isolate 1008001.06 chromosome A12, Gossypium_hirsutum_v2.1, whole genome shotgun sequence DNA.
TGTGCAGATGAGCATTGATGGAGCTCCAAGCCCTTCACCTCAGGCACAACCTATTGGTATATAAACCATGACATAATAAACTTTACTAACTGAATCTCATATTGGCATGGTTAAATATTTGTGGGTGTTTGTGAATTCAGATTGTGGAGTAGCATGTGAAGGAAGATGCAGACTATCAAAGAGGCCAAATCTGTGCAAAAGGTCGTGTGGGAGTTGCTGTCATAGATGCAAGTGTGTTCCACCAGGGACGTCAGGCAACTATGAAGCCTGCCCTTGCTATGCCAACTTAACCACGCGCAAAAATGTTCGCAAGTGTCCATGATTCCATAAATGTTCCACTTGTTTGATGTTATTTACTTAGTTCAAGAATAAGTCTTTCTTTCTACTGGGAATtgatttattatttctttttcagtCGGTCTTTTTACTTATGGATGATAATCTGATATAAGTATAATAAAAGGCTCTTTTTGCTTTGTTTATTTATGTACTTCGTAATCTTTCTTTGGTAAGTTGAATTTATTAGTAGAAAGAGACCAACCACCATCCTTGTAATCATCTTTAATGCTCTTCATACTTAACTCTATATAAGAAACAACCTCGCCATTATTTAACGTCAAATCCCAACGAGTTTGTAGACTACAGCTATGAGTTTGAAGGCCGAACAAGCAGTAGATAAGCTGGATTCAACCCAATTAATGGTAAAGGTAAGAGCTCTGCCCATTTATCGTAAGACTACAGCTACATGCACATTTTAAAGGAGAAAAGACATTTCAAGGGTGAACTCCAttcaactttaaatttttttaatttagttactaATGTTTAAATTTGTTTCCATTGTGATTACCTAAAGTTAAATTGATAATGGAAAGTCTTTTTCTAACTGGTATAATAACAGATTTAGTCttcaatacttacatattctatcaatttgatcctatttCTAAACAATTCATTAAATTATAACACTTCacttttacaaattctatcaatttgatcttcaaacttcctaaccaaagctttcagcttttaaaacaaaggtatttcatatctataattaaatttgaggatcaaattgattgaatttgtaaatgtgaagggttaaatttattgaattatttagaattgggatcaaattgatagaatatgtaagtattgaggactaaatctATTGTTATATCAGTTAGAAGAAGGCTTTTCGTTTTCAATTTAACGGCGGGTGACTGAAATAGGAATGAATTAAAACATCAGTGcctaaattaaaagttttttaaagttGGATGACCAAAGTAAGAACGCAGGCATAGTTGAGTGACCATGTGTATAGTTTATCCAAatttcattttgaaattttttttttaaattttaatttaatatgtaagttaatatatgaattttaattttatgcaatcgtacacataaaattttgattgtttatatatacatatgaaatttttattcCGATTCAATTATGCATGTAAGACTTAATTTATGCCCGGGCTTAcaccaaaaccgaaaccaaaaaataaaacaaaaaataataaaataataaaaccaaatgtTTTAATAAGTCCAGTCCATTTACATTTATGGCCCAATAAACCTCAAAGAGCCTGGgttaatttaaaacttaaatagGTCCAGATCAATTAGCCTAAGTACAAAGGCCCAAAAATAACGGCCCAATCCTAAACTTTTGGCCCaagtaaaattaacccaaaaggGCCCGGTATCTAAATTCTTTCAGAAACCCTAAGGGTTTCTAAACTTTCCTCGCGCTGCAATAGCCTCCAAACCCCAGCAGCTTGACTTCAGGGTAAGCTCACAGGGCCCAAGCAGGTTGAAGCTTCTGGAAGCTTCTACTGTAGCTGCCACGAACAGCTCCACCGCATCAGCAACACCACGACCTTTGAACCTGCAAAACGGACTAGCAAACAACACAGCAGATATCTAGCAATTGACAGCAAAGGCATAACAGAAAATCCAAGGCcattgtattttcttttatttttttattttttcttatttctctttattcggctataaaaagccagaTAATCAATTGTAAAGGGGGTCGGTTTTCCCAGAGAAATACACGCATATTGTAAAGAAAATATAAGACCAATCCAAAGTCAGTTTTTAAAAGGTGATTTTAGATTCATCTTTTCTAGGTTCTATGCTTTTATTTCGATTCTATTTCcttctattctttttcattataattttaaaacatttgaaaataaaagaaaaacattaccAAATGCCGTGGATTCCTTTTGCTTTGTCGAAATCGAAGCATAGAGGGGATCTAAGGCTGAAAAGCAGTCGAACGGCGGGCATGTAGATCGTTGTTATGGTGGCGTAGCATCGGTCGGCCGAATATGGAAGCAAAATCGTAGTTGGAGTGTTTTTCTTGGATTCGACTGAGTGAGAGAGAAATAGGAAGCTTaggttctttgttttgattttgtttaaGGGGACTAGGGGTCATTTTAGGGTTTATTTCTTTTGCTTTTAGGAAATATACGAAACGGCACCGTTTATGGGGAAGAAGATCCGCGCGTTAACCTGCTCCCCAACCCGGATCCGCGTTTTTGTACACCAAATGGGAGATTTGCACGTATAGTCCTCCCTGTTTGCACATTAATGGGAGATTTCGCATATAGTCCTCCCCGTTTGCACATTCTTTTTAATTAACCCTTATTcgcattttatttgttttaaattggtCCTAGAATTTGTGTGACACTTCAATTTGGCCCGCACCTAAATGCTATGCTGTGAGATCTGGAATATTTCCAGTTTCGATCCCTGCACACCTGCGCTCATTGCACTTTAGGTTCTTTTTATTTCAATGGTCTAATTTATTAATTATCCCTTTCATTTTAGctttattttaattgagtttctttatttttgtataattcattattatttttaaaaatccatTTAGCATTCAtttttaattcttatttatttatttatttagttactttggataattttattttgttttttaaaatcattattgtaaaatttttatgtcatatcactttaacattttgtataatatttttcttaatgtttttgtatattatatatatatatgattcatgATAGAGTGTCaagtatattattaattttatattatttatacatgtGATTTCTTTTAAACCTTTCCCTATAtcttgttatatatatttttttgattatttaaaagaaaaatcatgcatattttatgtattatttgaattgttattatatatatacatgcatatggATACTAATATCAGATTTATATACATCATTAAATTCgtaatattttatatgtataatttctTTTGAATCTATTTGTGtacataattatgttttttttaaatctattacatatacaatttatgctaaatttaatttaatcttatacACATTATTCCATGCTATTTTCACAAACAATTGCttccaaatttatttatatacatatgcatatacgTTTTGTAAGtattatatgtaatttatttcCTATGATTGTATTTTGTTCTATATTTTTGCTATCCTTTCTTATTTATATCTTATTTAAATTCTCCTCTGTTATATgtgttttaataaatatttttatcacttTGTCCATTATTTGATTTGAAAATCCTCATTATGaaacacttattttaataattacGTATACAAATTTATCAACTCATTAATCCATATATTATATGTTGAGcattcatcaattcatcattattttaaaattgtcttATACAATAtagtttcttttttgtttttttatttccattttgttttgtattttatttattgtgTTATATTAAGTTATATATCATTGTTGTACATTTTTTATATTGCATATCGATTGTTCCTCATGCATGCTTGGAAAGTGGATTTCATCTTGCTTAGATTAGTCACACTCAATTGTTTAGTTGGTCTGGCTAAATAAGGTTATGGTATCTTCATTTACCAAGTATGACACTTTATGTGTGCTTATTGTTTCATGTTTATTATGCAAATATTGCTTTGTAATGTTTTTTTACAATAATTAAGTATTTCATCCATTTTAACACAAATAAAAGTGTTTTGAGCACATTCTCAGTTTTCTTTAGcattcaaaaattctgaaataaagCAATATCCAATATTTGGGGAATTCGGAAAATCGTGCTCAATCGTACTGGGTATGATTTTTCTGGTGAACTAAATATTTAGATAACCTTTTTAATTTTAGTGTACGAGTTTTCGAAAGTCGAAAATCAATTTAGTGTTAAAGGTATAAGGGATCGCATCCAATCGTACTGGGTGTGGAACTGCATATCTCTAAAACGAGAGATTTTTTACCACTAATTGAACTATTCACGCATTTTAAAAAAGGAATCACActttgaaaaatcttttgatataaggacaacatcaaatcaatttggtaccaatttttgggcgtaatgagggtgctaacccttcctcatgcgtaaccgactcccaaactcaTTTTTTTGATTTCTCATGAACAAAGCATTTTAGTAAGTggcccaatcacacctaaatcaagaggttggtggcgactccacatttttgttttcaaaagtcgatctcTATTGTTTTCCAaataaaaagggtttcgacaaTGCACATTCAAAGAAATAAACTCAtccatttatttttcatattagattaatataattgttagTGCATGCAATATATAAACGTAAAATGGTGCAAGGTCGATAATGCtgttagtgatttgtgaaaattgaaccaatcaaattttcatgtataaaattacacaaaatcaaaggtAATCTATGACATTGCATATTGGACCAAAATTTGTgtgaaataaattttgatatttgtccaataaatgttttaaatttttagcatgttctatgaaaaatattgaaatgacATATTTATACCATTATTAAAAGAATTTACTGAATTGGTGTTATGAGTTAACTGAAAACCAAATCAGTTAAATAAATGTCAAAAGAATTCAAATTTTGGAATAAACTAACACATAGTCCTTGAACTTGATAACTTTTTCCACCttgatctttgattttttttgggtttacATTAGTCCCAGTACTTTGCAGTCTTTCCTTATTTGATCCTGAACTTGAATTCCGTTAAGATATGATGATATGTGCTATGTCATCATTTgaaaaattcttttaattattttattttaaattatttttgtagtCTTTTagcctttataattttttttgatactCATAAAGAGCTGCAGTATGTTTGCAACATATGCCAGATCAATACCGATCGTGATGCTCGTAAGAACCATGTAAtgggaagcttgagagggcttataacggGACGCTCGTAAGAGCTATGGTGTATTCACAACATATGTAGAACTACAACCAATCATGAATTCtatatccatcaaattttcatttattcaaacaggaCTTAGCATTTATCAGGCTCTGtcggatatgtgatcaatttcatGTATTCAtagcatttatacaattcacatatacacattcaattcaaacatataattatacaatttagttacacgaagtTACCTCGAAAAATGTtcatgtacgtaaaatctactaatctgacactttctcttttcctcgttctaactccaaATTTAGTCTAATATCCTAATCTAATCAAGCAAAATAAGTTGGCTTGAGCTTAGGTTTTTATGGCTAGGGTTCCATACTTTtgatttgggaaagatgatataaatgattatatttttattattttatcatttatcatattttattattttactttccaatttagacattttctttattttattttccatggatgaatcatcattcTTAATcactaagcatttttaatggtctatttaccatataaagacctccaatttaaagttctataactatttaatccctttagctattagaactcacttttgcactttgtgcaatttagtcctttatcaaattaaacatgtaatcagtAAAATATGACATTATTATCGTACTGTAGaccataaataatattaaaaaattatttttggactcaaatttgtggtctcgaaaccactattctgattttaccGAAAACAGACTGTTACAACCTTAACAAAATCTAAGGTTAAtgatcaatttgaaaaaaaaattgt
It encodes the following:
- the LOC121211312 gene encoding gibberellin-regulated protein 1; amino-acid sequence: MALSTNMAASLVLFSLLLLHFTQAEELMSIDGAPSPSPQAQPIDCGVACEGRCRLSKRPNLCKRSCGSCCHRCKCVPPGTSGNYEACPCYANLTTRKNVRKCP